From the Lolium rigidum isolate FL_2022 chromosome 2, APGP_CSIRO_Lrig_0.1, whole genome shotgun sequence genome, one window contains:
- the LOC124692188 gene encoding 50S ribosomal protein L21, chloroplastic-like — MATATLPLRLLSSRTPALHAASFLPARTSLSFAASAPRHWRILASAEEAPAPVDSEVDVLEEPAEEVVEDAAVPEPVEVQLAAAGAGKDADIFAVVMIGSRQYIVMPGRYIYTQRLKDANVNDQIILNKVLLVSTRDKAYIGMPVVTNAAVHAVVEEQGLDDKVIIFKFKKKKKYQRKAGHRQPNTRLRITGISGYEEYPADPILQVPA; from the exons ATGGCCACCGCCACGctccctctccgcctcctctcCTCCAGAACCCCAGCCCTccacgccgcctccttcctccccgcGCGCACCTCTCTTTCCTTCGCCGCTTCCGCGCCCCGCCACTGGCGCATTCTCGCATCCGCCGAGGAGGCGCCCGCTCCGGTGGACAGCGAGGTGGATGTGCTAGAGGAGCCTGCAGAGGAAGTGGTGGAGGATGCCGCGGTTCCGGAGCCTGTTGAGGTGCAGCTGGCCGCCGCAGGCGCCGGGAAGGACGCCGACATCTTCGCCGTTGTTATG ATTGGGTCGAGACAATACATTGTGATGCCCGGTCGGTACATATACACGCAGAGGCTGAAAGACGCCAATGTCAACGATCAG ATCATATTAAACAAGGTACTACTGGTGTCAACTAGAGACAAAGCTTACATTGGCATGCCAGTGGTGACCAATGCTGCTGTTCATGCGGTGGTTGAAGAACAG GGACTGGATGATAAGGTGATTATCTTCaagttcaagaagaagaagaaataccAGAGGAAAGCTGGTCACAGACAG CCAAATACAAGGTTAAGAATTACTGGCATAAGTGGATATGAGGAGTATCCTGCTGACCCAATACTTCAGGTTCCAGCTTAA